A single genomic interval of Oreochromis aureus strain Israel breed Guangdong linkage group 12, ZZ_aureus, whole genome shotgun sequence harbors:
- the ift81 gene encoding intraflagellar transport protein 81 homolog: MSEQLKFIVEQLNGEPFKKNFNLITFDSLEPMQLLQILNDVLAEIDPKQAIDIREEMPEQTVKRICALLGMLKYKPPGNISDVSSFRQGLVTGSKPVIHPILHWLLQRVPELKKRAYLARFLVKLEVPADFLQDDIINDTYHQYEELVEGFKTYHKECEQLRTSGFSTAEIRRDISAMEEEKDQLIKRVERLKKRVESVSNHQRMLEQARQLRVEKEREEALTHQKQEQKNQLFQAEQRRLRSEQQLKDLRQAAADANPESLMKRLEEEIKINSYMVSEKLPKELEGMRRTVQFLQKVASEPAMGQADLQELEDKIKEADSQINQLIEKRMMRYDPMDDKLSLYRQQASIIARRKESKAEELQEAREELAAAERELRQRTNQTQGSDGEEVIRGDEMKRLVAKLRSKGTVYKKKRQEIAELKADYGVVQRTEEILKQRHDAVQQKLQTVEAEKGISGYSDTQEELERVSAIKSELDEKKGRTLDDMSEMVKKLNSMIVEKKSALAPIIKELRSLRQQSQELGQEYEEKKAQYESCAVGLESNRSKLEQEVKALRDEMAQKENRYHYINTMSEILEMQIQRAAEEMKAYVSPDPQEKKKAIREVYMKNISEQELLGKKLREEQKMVRESHSANMEQVKMWRDLEQLMECKRQCFIRAKNRESIGQIIQEGGEDRLVL; the protein is encoded by the exons ATGAGCGAACAGTTGAAATTCATCGTCGAACAGCTGAACGGGGAGCCATTCAAGAAGAACTTCAATCTAATCACGTTTGACTCGCTTGAACCGATGCAGCTGTTGCAGATTTTAAACGACGTTCTGGCTGAAATCGACCCAAAG CAAGCCATAGACATCCGTGAAGAAATGCCTGAACAGACTGTGAAGAGAATATGTGCTTTGCTGGGGATGCTGAAATACAAACCTCCTGGCAACATTTCTGATGT AAGCAGCTTCAGACAGGGTCTGGTGACTGGCAGCAAACCTGTGATTCACCCAATCCTCCACTGGCTGCTGCAGAGAGTCCCTGAGCTGAAGAAGAGGGCTTACTTGGCTCGTTTTCTTGTTAAGCTCGAGGTGCCTGCAGATTTTCTGCAGGATGATATCATCAATGACACTTATCACCAG TATGAAGAGCTGGTGGAAGGATTTAAGACTTATCATAAGGAGTGTGAGCAGCTGAGGACTTCGGGCTTCTCCACAGCAGAAATAAGAAGG GACATTAGTGCcatggaggaagagaaagaccAGCTCATCAAACGTGTGGAGAGGCTGAAGAAGAGG GTGGAGTCGGTGTCTAACCATCAGCGGATGCTGGAGCAGGCCAGGCAGCTGCGGGtggagaaggagagggaggaggcGCTGACTCACCAGAAGCAAGAGCAAAAGAATCAG CTGTTTCAGGCTGAGCAGAGGCGGCTGAGATCAGAGCAGCAGTTGAAGGATTTGCGGCAAGCTGCAGCAGATGCCAATCCAGAGA GCTTAATGAAGCGACTCGAAGAGGAGATCAAGATCAACTCCTACATGGTCTCTGAGAAGCTTCCCAAGGAGCTGGAGGGCATGAGGCGTACCGTGCAGTTCCTGCAGAAGGTGGCATCAGAGCCTGCGATGGGCCAGGCTGACCTCCAGGAGCTGGAGGACAAG ATTAAAGAAGCAGATTCTCAGATAAACCAGCTAATTGAGAAGAGGATGATGAGATATGACCCCATGGATGACAAACTCTCCCTGTACAGACAGCAG GCCTCCATCATCGCTCGAAGGAAGGAGTCAAAGGCAGAGGAGCTTCAGGAAGCAAGGGAGGAGCTGGCTGCGGCAGAGAGGGAGCTGAGGCAGAGGACAAACCAGACACAAGGCTCAGATGGGGAAGAGGTCATTCGTGGTGATGAG ATGAAACGATTAGTGGCGAAACTCCGCAGCAAGGGAACAGTATACAAGAAGAAACGCCAGGAAATCGCTGAGCTGAAAGCAGATTATGGAGTCGTGCAGCGCACAGAGGAGATTCTCAAGCAGAGACATGATGCTGTCCAGCAGAAACTG CAAACCGTGGAGGCTGAGAAGGGTATCTCTGGCTACAGTGATACTCAGGAAGAGCTGGAGAGGGTTTCTGCCATCAAGAGTGAGCTAGATGAGAAGAAGGGCCGCACTCTGGATGACATGTCTGAAATG GTGAAGAAGTTAAACTCAATGATAGTGGAGAAGAAGTCTGCGCTAGCACCAATTATTAAAGAACTGAGGTCGCTGAGACAGCAGAGTCAG GAGTTAGGCCAAGAGTATGAAGAAAAGAAGGCACAGTACGAAAGCTGCGCTGTTGGTTTGGAGAGCAACAGATCAAAACTGGAGCAG GAGGTGAAAGCATTGAGAGATGAGATGGCACAGAAGGAAAACCGATACCATTATATCAACACCATGTCAGAG ATCCTTGAGATGCAAATACAGAGGGCAGCTGAGGAGATGAAGGCCTACGTGTCCCCTGatccgcaagagaagaagaaagccatCAG GGAAGTGTACATGAAGAATATTTCCGAACAGGAGTTACTTGGCAAG AAGTTGCGAGAGGAACAGAAGATGGTGAGGGAGAGCCACAGCGCCAACATGGAGCAGGTGAAGATGTGGCGTGACCTAGAGCAGCTGATGGAGTGCAAGAGGCAGTGCTTTATAAGGGCAAAGAACCGGGAGTCTATCGGTCAGATCAtccaggagggaggggaggacaGGCTGGTGCTGTGA